CAGAAATTTACCCCAGTCTCTTCCGTCCATCCGTCGCCACCTCCTGTCGCCGTCCGGGCGTACGTTCGCCCCTCGTTATCGGCCTACCGCTTCGGAGACGCTTCGAAACCCGTCCGCCAGCGCCAGCGTCCGCACGCCTTCGGCCAACCGGCGAACCAAGCCCGGGCCTTCGTAAATGAGCGCCGTGTACACTTGCACCAACGAGGCGCCGGCCCGTATCTTTTCATATGCGTCCTCGGGGGTAAAAATGCCGCCCGACCCGATGATCGGGAGTCCTCCTTGCGTCTCGCGATAGACGTCCCGGATGACTTCCGTGGAGCGCTGACGGAGGGGCTTGCCGCTGAGGCCTCCCGCTTCGTTCCCATGCGGATGCGATGCGACCGGTTCGCGGGCCAACGTCGTATTCGTCGCCACCAAGCCGTCGACCCCAGACGCGACGACCGCCGCCACCGTATCGGCGAGCTGCTCGTCCGTCAGGTCCGGCGCGATCTTGACGAGCACCGGCTTCTTCGCCGCGCCGGGCCGCGCCGTCGACAGCGTATCGCGGGCCGCCGCCACCGCCTGCAGCAGCGCGCGCATCTCGTCGCCCTGCTGCAAGCTGCGCAGGCCGGGCGTATTCGGCGAGCTGACGTTCACCACGAACGCGTCGCCATGCTCGTACAACGTCTTCAGATTGCTGACGTAATCGTCCGCCGCCATCTCGTTCGGCGTCGTCTTGTTCTTGCCGATATTGACGAACAGCGGCACCGGCATCCGGGCGCGAGCGAGACTCGCCGCCATCGCCTCCGCGCCGACGTTATTGAAGCCCATCCGATTGATGAGCGCTTCGTGCTCCTTCAGACGGAACAACCGCGGCTGTTCGTTGCCGGGCTGTCCGACGGGCGTCACCGTTCCGACTTCCACGAAGCCGAAGCCCATGGCCGCGAACGCTTCCGCCGCGGTGCCGTTCTTGTCGAGTCCGGCGGACAAGCCGATCGGATTCGGAAACTTCAGACCGCATACTTCGGTCGCTAGCTCGGCGAATTTCGGCACGCCGTACATCGCGTGCAACGCCCCCAAGGCGCCCGGCACGCGCGTCGCCGCCGTCAGTCCGCCGATAGTCAGATGATGCGCCCGCTCCGGATCGAGACGAAACAGCACCGATTTGGCGATGGAATATAACATATGGCTTCTACCCGCTTTCTCCGACTCTTTTCCCTATCTTCTTAGTGTAAAAGTTTTTCCAAGAAAAAGAAAGCGGCGCGTTCCCCTCGTTGAAAAGGTAGTCGAAACCGTTTACAATGAGAGTACAGTACAACCTACCACCCATCCGAAGGAGAGAAGAGGCTATGGCCAAGCGCAAGACGCTCCAGCCGCTGCGGAAACCGAAGAAGGAAGAAGGCAATCCCAAGGCGCTTAAGATTGCCGGCATCTCGCTCGGCGTACTGCTCGTACTCTTGATCGCGCTTATCATTTTCGTGAACAATTAATTTCGGCTATATAGAGCCGCCGCCAGGCGGGACACGGTCCGTCGAACGGGTTTCGTTCGGCGGACTTTTTTTTGCGTTCGAGGG
The nucleotide sequence above comes from Paenibacillus antri. Encoded proteins:
- a CDS encoding quinone-dependent dihydroorotate dehydrogenase, with product MLYSIAKSVLFRLDPERAHHLTIGGLTAATRVPGALGALHAMYGVPKFAELATEVCGLKFPNPIGLSAGLDKNGTAAEAFAAMGFGFVEVGTVTPVGQPGNEQPRLFRLKEHEALINRMGFNNVGAEAMAASLARARMPVPLFVNIGKNKTTPNEMAADDYVSNLKTLYEHGDAFVVNVSSPNTPGLRSLQQGDEMRALLQAVAAARDTLSTARPGAAKKPVLVKIAPDLTDEQLADTVAAVVASGVDGLVATNTTLAREPVASHPHGNEAGGLSGKPLRQRSTEVIRDVYRETQGGLPIIGSGGIFTPEDAYEKIRAGASLVQVYTALIYEGPGLVRRLAEGVRTLALADGFRSVSEAVGR